In a genomic window of Candidatus Marinarcus aquaticus:
- a CDS encoding ferritin-like domain-containing protein, with protein sequence MARVGNSIIKGIEVKEVIKILNRAYADEWLAYYQYFVEAKVVKGIMKDAAIAELNQHATDELRHANMVADRILQLGGTPLLHPKEWFKKSNCSYEAPKDFDVVEILNDAIKGEQCAIKTYSDILELTHNKDIVTYDIVSQILADEVEHEEDLQALHDDVTEFITDLKKSLK encoded by the coding sequence ATGGCACGAGTTGGAAATTCTATTATAAAAGGTATTGAAGTAAAAGAGGTGATTAAAATATTGAACAGAGCTTATGCCGATGAATGGTTGGCTTATTATCAATATTTTGTCGAAGCAAAAGTGGTCAAAGGTATCATGAAAGATGCAGCCATTGCAGAGCTCAATCAACATGCAACGGATGAACTGCGCCATGCCAATATGGTGGCAGATCGTATTCTGCAATTGGGTGGTACACCTCTTTTGCACCCCAAAGAGTGGTTTAAAAAGAGCAATTGCAGTTATGAAGCCCCTAAAGATTTTGATGTCGTTGAGATTTTAAATGATGCGATTAAAGGGGAACAATGTGCAATTAAAACCTACAGTGACATTCTTGAACTCACACATAATAAAGATATTGTTACGTATGATATTGTCAGTCAGATTTTAGCTGATGAGGTCGAACATGAAGAGGACTTACAAGCGCTTCATGATGACGTGACGGAGTTTATTACGGATTTAAAAAAATCACTTAAATGA
- a CDS encoding tautomerase, translated as MPHLQFELNINVSSKKKEQFAQKVRENFSEVMDTGTDHIAISIREYEKYALTIGRANPTDDICLMNLDIREGRTIEKRRELALRYMSIINELFDIQTKNQYITFTQHSGEDFHLIEKYLDGWQSGEDPLC; from the coding sequence ATGCCTCATTTACAATTTGAACTCAATATAAACGTTAGCTCTAAAAAAAAAGAGCAATTCGCTCAAAAAGTACGAGAAAATTTCAGTGAAGTTATGGACACAGGCACGGACCATATTGCTATATCTATTCGAGAGTATGAGAAATACGCCTTAACAATTGGTCGAGCCAATCCCACAGATGATATTTGTCTAATGAACTTAGATATCAGAGAAGGCCGAACCATCGAAAAAAGAAGGGAACTTGCTTTACGTTATATGAGTATTATCAATGAACTCTTTGATATTCAAACCAAAAATCAGTACATCACTTTCACTCAACACAGTGGTGAAGATTTCCACCTCATTGAAAAATATTTGGATGGTTGGCAAAGTGGAGAAGATCCACTTTGTTGA